The Flavobacterium sp. 140616W15 sequence AGCAAGTTCAGTAGCTAAATTGATGCAAATAAGAAATGCAACAATTCGTGAGAGTTTATCTAATTTTCAAGGTGTTGAACACCGCTTAGAAAAAGTTCTGAAAATTCAGAACGTACAATATATCAATGATTCAAAAGCAACAAATGTAAATGCTACATTTTTTGCATTAGATAGTATGAATGCACCAACAGTTTGGATAGTTGGTGGAGTTGATAAAGGAAATGATTACAACGAATTGATGTCATTGGTTCGTGAAAAAGTAAAAGCTATTATTTGTCTTGGTGTTGATAACCGAAAAATAATCGATGCTTTTGGTAATGTAGTTGATATTATGGTTGAAGTTAATAATATGGCTGATGCTGTTAAAACAGCGCAACGTTTAACTGAGAAAGGTGATGCAGTTTTATTGTCTCCAGCTTGTGCAAGTTTTGATTTATTTGAAAACTACGAAGACAGAGGAAAACAATTTAAACAAGCAGTACATAATTTATAGTTAACGGGCTAAGGTTTAAACTTTAATCAAAAAATATTTTTATAGAGATGACGACAGACGGAATGAAAGTAAGAACAAAGAAGTTTTCTTTGATGGTGATAAATTTGGCAGAGAAATTACCAAATTTTGGTTCAAGTGAAATAATTGCAAGTCAAATTATTAAAAGCGGTACTTCGGTAGGAGCAGATTATAGAGCGGTTTGTAGATCAAAAAGCGATGAAGAATTTGCATCAAAAATGGAGATTGTTTTAGAGAAAGCTGATGAAACTTTATTTTGGATCGAAATTATAGCAGAAAAAAAATGGATTGGCATATCTGAATTAGAAACAATTTGGAAGGAAGGAAATGAGTTAACTGCTATTTTAGTGAATAGTTTAAAGGCAGTGAATAATAGAATTAGTGTAATGAGCTAGAATTAAGAATTTATAAAAATCTAAATTCATAAATCTAAAATTGAAATGAAAGAACTAGTAAACAAATTAAAAGGAGATAGAGTAATATGGTCATTCGTGGCTTTATTGGCTTTGTTTTCGTTTATGCCTGTTTTTAGTGCGAGTAGTAATTTGGCCTACATAGGTCATGGAACTGGGAATACGTTGGGATATTTGGTAAAACATTTAGCTCATATTTGTATAGGGTTCGTAATTATTTACTGTGTACACAAGGTGCCGTACCATTATTTTAGAGCAATCTCAAAAGTTGCTTTACCGGTGGTTTGGATATTATTAGCGTACACGCTTTTAAAAGGAACTGTTATTGCTGGAGCGAATGCAAGTCGTTGGATCCAGGTTCCGTTTATCGGAATCACATTCCAGACATCTACATTAGCATCGATGGTGTTATTTATTTTTGTGGCTCGATATTTATCAAAGACCAGAGATGAAGACGAACCTTTCCAAACTTCGTTAATGCAGCTTTGGATGCCTGTTTTTATTACGTTGATGCTTATTTTGCCAGCGAATTTTTCGACAACAGCGCTAATCTTTTCGATGGTATTGATGTTAACTTTTATAGGTAAATATCCTTTAAAATATATCGGATTAATTATTGGTTCAGGGGTAGTTATGTTTTTGTTTTTTCTTCTCTTGGCGAAAGCTTTTCCTGAATCTCGCTTTTTTAGCAGGGTAGGAACATGGGGAAGTCGAATCGAGAATTTTACAACCGATAAACCAGATGAAGATGATTATCAGATAGAAAAAGCAAAAATTGCTATTGCTTCTGGAAAATTAGGGGGTTTAGGACCAGGAAAAAGTGTTCAGAAGAACTTTTTGCCACAATCATCTTCCGATTTTATTTACGCAATTATTGTTGAAGAATACGGGTTGATTGGTGGACTTACAATATTAGGCTTGTATTTATTGCTGATGTTTAGATTTGTAATCGCATCACATAAAGCCAATACGCTATTTGGGAAGTTAGTCGTCGTCGGGCTCGGTTTTCCGATGATATTTCAGGCGATGATTAATATGGCTGTAGCAGTCGAATTGTTGCCAGTAACAGGACAAACCTTGCCGCTTATTAGTAGTGGAGGTAGTTCAATTTGGATGACTTGTTTTGCGCTTGGAATCATTATTAGTGTTACTAAAAAAGACGAAGAAATAGAAGAAGAGCTAAAAGAGAAGGAGAAAAGAGAAGAAGTGCTTCAGCGATTAATCGATAGACGATTAGAAGAAGAGAGTGAATTAGAGCATGAAGAAGCTGGAGGATATTCAATCGAGGACAATGCTAAGAATCCAATGGATGCAGTGATGAAATGATTGGAGTTAAAAAGAGAAAATATAATAATTTTTAAAGTGTAGTAACATTTAAAAATATGACAAAATATAAATTCATATTAAGCGGTGGAGGAACAGGAGGGCATATTTATCCTGCAATTGCAATTGCCAATGAATTAAAAATACAATATCCCGATGCTGAATTTCTTTTTGTTGGTGCTAAAGACAAAATGGAAATGCAGAAAGTACCACAAGCAGGATATGAAATAAAAGGACTTTGGATTGCTGGATTACAACGAAAAATTACGTTCCAGAATGCTATGTTTCCTTTTAAGTTGTTAAGTAGTTTATTGCAATCACGAAAAATAATTAAAGCATTTAAGCCAAACGTAGTTATTGGTACAGGAGGTTTTGCTAGTGGTCCCTTGTTACAAATGGCAGGATCAGCAGGAATTCCAACAGTGATTCAAGAACAAAATTCATTTCCAGGTATCACTAATAAATTGCTTAGTAGTAAAGCGAGCGCAATTTGTGTAGCGTATGAAAATCTGGAACGTTTTTTTCCTGCGGATAAAATTGTTTTAACAGGTAATCCAGTTCGCCAGGATTTAATAGATATCGATAGCAAAAGAGATGAAGCAATCGTATTCTATAATCTAGATGTAAATAAAAAAACTTTATTGGTGCTTGGAGGGAGTCTTGGCGCTCGAAGAGTAAACCAATTAATAGAAAAAGAATTACCTAATATGCTTTCTCAAAATGTTCAGATTATCTGGCAATGTGGAAAGTTGTATTTTGAAGATTATAAAAAATACAATCAGCCAAATGTAAAGGTGGTTGATTTTATAGAGCGAATGGATTTTGTTTATGCTACTGCAGATATTATCATTTCAAGAGCAGGAGCATCGTCGGTTTCGGAATTATGTATCGTTGGGAAACCAGTTATTTTTATTCCATCGCCAAATGTGGCTGAAGATCATCAAACAAAAAATGCGCAAGCAATTGTAGATCAGAAGGGTGCAGTTTTATTGAAAGAATCTGAGCTAGAGAGCGAGTTTAGCATTGTTTTTGAAGCATTGCTGAAGGATGAAGGAAAGCAAAAACAGCTTAGTGAAAATATAAAGCGATTAGCAAGACCAGGTGCAACAAAGGCAATTGTTGCAGAAATTATAAAGTTGATTAAATAAAAAAATAGTCCAGAGTCGTAAGATATAAAGACAATAAGAATTAATTATGAATTTAAACCAAATACAGAACGTCTATTTTATAGGAATTGGAGGCATCGGAATGAGTGCTCTGGCTCGTTATTTCAAGAATATTGGAAAACAAGTTTCAGGTTACGACAAAACGCCTTCAACGCTTACGAATGAGCTAATTGAAAGTGGAATTAAGATTCATTTTGAAGATAATATTAGTTTAATTCCAAGTGATTATTTTGTCGAGAATACATTGGTTATAATCACGCCAGCAGTTCCTAATACACATTCGGAGTGGAATTATTTTTTAGAAAGAAGTTATGTAGTAAAGAAAAGAGCCGAGGTCTTAGGAATTATTACAAAAGACACCTTCTCATTTGCTGTAGCAGGTACGCATGGTAAAACAACTACATCTAGTATTTTAGGGCATATCCTTTACGAAAGTGGAGCAGATGTTACTGCTTTTGTAGGTGGAATTGTTGAGAATTATAATTCGAATTTAATAGGAAACGGGAAAACAGTTACTGTTGTTGAAGCAGATGAGTTTGATCGTTCATTCTTGCACTTACATCCAAATATAGCTTGTATCACATCAATGGATGCAGACCACTTGGATATTTATGGAACAAGCGAAGCGATAGAAGAATCTTTTGTAGAATTTGCTTCAAAAGTGGAGGATAAAAATAATCTGTTTATTACCAAAGAGCTACCTTTGTCAGGTGTTCAATGTGCTATCAATGAAGATGCTCCGTTTAAAGCTTTCAATGTTAGAATTGCAAATGGAAGTTATGTTTTTGATGTACAAACACCGTCAGAAATCATGAAAGATTTGCATTTTGGATTACCAGGTAAACATAATTTAATGAATGCGCTTATGGCTATTGCTATGGCAAAAACATACGGAACCTCGACTGATGCAATTGCAAAAGCTTTGGCTTCATTTAAAGGAATAAGAAGACGTTTTTCATATCAAATAAAAAAGATAATATTGTTTATATAGATGATTATGCACATCATCCAACAGAAATAAACGCAGTAAATCAAGCGGTTAGAGAGTTGTATCCAGGGCAAAAAGTACTAGCTATTTTTCAGCCACATTTGTTTAGCAGAACGAGAGATTTTGTTGATGGATTTGCTAAAAGCTTATCTGCTTTTGATGAAGTAATTTTATTGGATATTTATCCAGCAAGAGAATTGCCGATGGAAGGAATTACATCGCAATGGCTAATGGATAAAATGAGTAATTCTAATAAGAAAATAGTTGCTAAAAATGATTTAATAGCCTCAATTAAAGCGAGTGATGCTAGGATAATTGTAACTATTGGAGCTGGTGATTTAGGAGAATTAGTGCCATCAATTAAAAATGCTTTAAATGAAATTAATTAATTGGACAAATATTCGATTAATCCTCATGTTTGGGGTAGTTATCGTTTTATTTTCGTTTACTTCACATAGAAATGGAGAACGAAAATTAAAGAAATCTACTGTTGTTTTTGTAGGGGAAAACGCTATTTTTGTCAAGCCAGAATCGGTTAATAAATTGTTAATAGAAAATAAAAGAGATGCTTCTAGCATTAAAAAAGAAGGGTTAGATTTGAATAAGATAGAGAAAGCCCTTAATACGCAAGAGATGATTGAAGAATCGGATGTATTTGTGAGTATTGATGGTGTTCTAAAAGCAGTAGTAAAACAAAAACGCCAATAGCCCGCATTATGAACGGGAATGAGTCGTTTTATATTGATTATGAGGGAGGTAAAATGCCTTTGTCTGACAATTTTACAGCTAGAGTTCCTCTTGTTTCAGGGGATTTAAATAAAGAAAATAACGAAGAAATAGCTAAGTTATTCCGCATTATTTATGACGATGCTTTTTTGAAAAAAAACATCATTGCGATTGAAATTATGCCCAATGGTAGCTTAAAAATGCTGAACAGAAATTTTAATTACGAGATAGATTTCGGAAGAATGATAAATGTTGAGCGAAAATTTAATAATTATAAAGCCTTTTTTCAAAAGGCAGTTTTAGATAGTTCGTTATATAAATACAAAAAATAGATCTTAGGTTTACGGAACAAGTAGTTTGCACAAAATAATAGATAATGGGAAAAGATAATATTGCAGTAGGTCTAGATATTGGTACTACCAAAATTGTTGCCATGATAGGCAAGAAGAATGAATACGGTAAGCTTGAGATCCTGGGAATAGGAAAATCAAAAAGCTTAGGTGTAGCGAGAGGAGTTGTGAACAATATTACTCAAACAATACAGTCTATTCAGCAAGCGATACATGAAGCTGAGAATAATTCGGGTTACAAGATTAAAGATGTAGTCGTAGGTATTGCAGGACAACACATTCGTAGTATTCAGCATACAGATTATATTAGCAGAAGCAATCCTGAGGAAGTGATTGGTGAAGGGGATATTCAACTTTTAATAGACCAGGTTAATAAATTGGCGATGTTACCAGGTGAAGAAATTATTCATGTTTTACCACAGGAATTTAAAATTGATGGACAATCGGAGATTAAAGAACCGATTGGAATGTACGGTGGGAGATTAGAATCTAGTTTCCATGTTGTAGTTGGACAAGCTTCATCTATTAGAAACGTAGGAAGATGTATTCAAAGTTCAGGAATTGAATTATCAGGCTTAACATTAGAGCCATTGGCTTCGGCAGATGCAGTATTAAGTCAAGAAGAAAAAGAAGCAGGAGTAGCACTTATAGATATAGGTGGCGGTACAACAGATTTAGCAATTTTTAAAGACGGAATCATTCGTCATACAGCTGTAATTCCTTTTGGAGGAAACGTAATTACAGATGATATAAAAGAAGGTTGTTCGATTATCGAAAAGCAAGCTGAATTAATGAAGATTAAATTCGGATCGGCATGGCCAGGAGAAAACAAGGATAATGAAATTGTTTCGATTCCAGGATTAAGAGGAAGAGAGCCAAAAGAAATTTCTTTGAAGAATTTATCAAAAATAATTCATGCACGTGTAGTCGAAATTGTTGATCAGGTTTTTACAGAAGTAAAAGCATATGGACATGAAGATCCTCGTAAAAAATTAATTGCAGGAATCGTTCTTACAGGTGGTGGAGCTCAACTAAAGCACATTAAGCAATTGGTAGAGTACATTACAGGAATGGATACCAGAATTGGATATCCTAATGAGCATTTAGCAGGTAATTCAGACGAAGAAATATCTAGCCCATTATATGCGACTGCTGTAGGTTTAGTAATGAATAGTATTGAGAACAGTACTCAAAGCGCCGTAAGAATGGATGTTGTAGAACAACCAAAGGCACCAATTTATAGAGCCCCGGTACAACAGCAACAACATGTGGTTGAAGAATCTTATGTAGAAACTGTTGAAGAAGTGAAGAAAGCAGTTAAAGAAGAATCGACTGAAACAAAAATAAGAAGATCATTTTTTGACCGCTACGTCGATAAAATCAAAGATTTTTTAGACAACGCTGAGTAAGCGATTATAAAACAAGACAAGAATTAATATTTAATATCAAAAAACCAAAAATATGATGGGCAACTCAGAATTTGGAAGTATTTCATTTGATTTACCAAAAAATCAATCAAATGTAATAAAAGTTATCGGTGTAGGAGGTGGAGGTAGTAATGCTATTAACCACATGTTTAAACAAGGAATTAAAGGAGTAGACTTTATCGTTTGTAATACCGATTCGCAAGCACTACAAAATAGTTCTGTGCCTAATAAAATTCAGTTAGGTGTTAATCTAACAGAAGGTTTAGGAGCAGGTGCTAACCCAGATGTAGGACAGCAGTCGGCTATCGAAAGTATTGCAGACATCGAAAAGATGTTGGATCGCAATACAAAGATGGTATTTATTACTGCAGGTATGGGGGGAGGTACTGGAACAGGTGCTGCACCAGTTATTGCTCAATTATCTAAGGAAAGAGAGATTCTTACAGTTGGAATCGTTACTATTCCGTTTCTTTTCGAAGGAAAAGTACGTCAGGAGCAAGCGCTTTTGGGTATCGAAAAGTTACGTAAGCAAGTCGATTCATTAATTGTAATCAACAATAATAAATTAAGAGAAGTATACGGAAATCTTGGATTTAAAGCAGGATTCTCTAAAGCAGATGAAGTTTTAGCAACAGCCTCAAGAGGTATCGCTGAAGTAATTACGCATCACTATACTCAAAATATCGATTTACGTGATGCTAAAACGGTATTGTCAAACAGTGGAACTGCTATAATGGGATCATCTACTGCATCTGGTGAAAGCAGAGCAAAAGAGGCTATTATTTCTGCATTGGATTCTCCATTGTTAAATGATAATAAAATTACTGGAGCTAAAAACGTATTGTTGCTTATCGTTTCAGGTTCTAATGAGATTACACTTGATGAAATAGGTGAAATCAATGATCATATTCAGGTAGAAGCTGGTTTTAATGCCAATATCATTATGGGGGTTGGTGAAGACGAAACCCTAGGTGATGCTATTGCAGTTACAATTATTGCAACTGGTTTTGATGTTGAACAACAAAACGAAATAGTAAATACTGAGCCTAAAAAAATTATACATACGTTAGAAGATGAGCAAAGAAGCGTTCATAATTTGACGAATAAAACGCTTACTTCTTTTGATTTAAATGCTGAAACACCATCAACACCAAAAGCAGAAGAAAAAGTAATTTTTGAATTAATTGACGATACTCCTGAACCTACAGCAGTGGCGCCAATAGTTCAATCACCAGTAATTAACGAAGATGAATTAGTGGTAATGTCTGAATTTATTAAAAATTTGGATGTGACTTTTGAAATCGTTTCTCCAATTACAGATATTGATTTTACTATCTCAGCTCCAGAAGTTGCCCCTGTAAGAGCTGTTCAACATAAAATCGTAGAAAAAGAGGAACAAACTACTTTTTCTTTTGACTTGCCTATTTTTAGAACTGAACCAGAAGTAAAAGCAGAACCAGTAGTAGAAGATACTAGAGTTTTATTTGAATTATCAAATGAAACACGTGAAATGAAAGTTAATCAACCAGTTCAATTTGTACCAGTTACTGAACTTTCTGATAACGGAATCATCAAGTATTCTCTAGAAGAGTATATGGAACTTGAAAATGATTTAACATCATCAAAACCTGCTGCAAAAGTAGTTGAAGAAGTTATTCCAGAAGAGCTAAATATTACGGTTCACCAAAGAGCAGTAGTGCAAGAAACTAATTTTTCTGAAGAAGTTTCTCCGATGGAGTTAACTATTGAAGAAACATTACGCATGAGAGCTGATGAAAGAAGAAAAAAATTAAAAGAATTTAATTATAAGTTCCATAATAATGTTTCTAGAGTTGAAGAACTAGAGAAAGAACCAGCCTACAAAAGATTAGGTATTGATCTTTCAAACAGTTCACAAAACAATACAAATTCTAGAATCTCTGTAGGAACAGATAGTAATAATGATTTACAGTTGCGTTCTAATAATTCATTTTTGCACGACAACGTAGATTAATTCGCTAAAATCAAAATGAGGTAACCCGAAAATTGAATTTAATTTTCGGGTTATTTTTTTTATCTTCGCACAGAATTTAGAAATTTGACTTTCTTTTGGAGTTTTAAAAGAATTTTTAATTTCATGGAGATGTAAAGTGCCCTATAATAAAATGTCAATCAATAAGCCTAGCTTATTTAAAAATAGAACTAAGATGAGTTTACAAACAACAATCATGGACGAAATTAAAAACGCCATGAGAGCAAAAGATACTGTAGCGTTAGAAGCTTTAAGAGCTATTAAATCAGAAATGTTATTGGCAGCTACAGCTTCTGGAACAAAAGAAGAATTAACAGAAGACGACGAAATTAAGTTACTTCAAAGACTCGTGAAAACTCGTAAAGAAAGCGCTAGAATTTTTACAGAACAAAACCGTCCTGATTTAGCTGAGCCAGAATTAGCACAAGTAGCTGTAATCGAAAAATTCTTACCAGCACAATTGAGCGAAGAAGAAATTGAAGCTGTAATTGCTAAAATTATTGCTGAAACTGGAGCTTCTGGAATTGCATCAATGGGGAAAGTTATGGGGTTAGCTTCTGCACAATTAGGCGGAACTGCTGAAGGAAAAACTATCTCTGCAATCGTAAAAAAATTATTAGTATAAAAAATAGATTGTAGCATTTTGATTTTAGGTTTAAAATCGGAATGCTATAATTAAAATGACTGCGTAGTTCAACTGGATAGAATATCAGATTTCGACTCTGAGGGTTGTAGGTTCGAACCCTACCGTGGTCACTATAAAAAATGAAAACCTGCAAAGTGTATATTTTGCAGGCTTTTTTATGGTTCGAAAATTTAGATGATCTTTTCTCTAGTTTTGAAAATGCCTATATTTTAAGGGAATTTTGGTTCGAAGCCCATCATGGATCTGTTAAGTTTACAATTCTCGTTCTGGTTTTAAAATTAAGTTTTAGTTCCAACTTGAACGCTATGTTAAGTTCGCACATCTAGTTTTTAGCTTGTCCATAACGTTCGTTTGGTGCTATAAGAGGTTGGGGAATAAACTGAAAGATTTCTCTTTAAACACAAATTTCCCAAGTACAAAACCATTTTTAAATTAAGCCCCCCCAATCTCTTGTAATGGCTGTTGGCGGTTCGGTTTTATTTTTTATTCATCAGTTTCTCAGTTTCAGAATTATAAAGTTCTTTCCCTTTAGTGATTTCTTTTGCGTCTATAAAGTCATCAATACTTATATAAATTAGATTATTATCGTCTTCCAAGTTTTCATTTTTCTTTTCAGCTAATTCAACACTTCCTTTTCCTTCAATTAAAAACAAATATATTTTCTTCTCAAAGTTTACTTTAGCAAGTTCAACTATTCGTTTGTAAATTATTGCATTGATTTCTGGATAACTTATTCCTCGAAAATATTTTTTAATAGAGCATAATTCTTTGGTTGGAAAAAAAGGATAAACGTCTGACCTTTCTAATTTGCTTAAATTTTCGCTACAATATTCATAATACTTATATTGAATTGTCCCTTTCGGAATTTGCCCAAATGAAAGGTTAGCAAAGTTAATTATAACAATGAGAATTAAATTTTTCATTTCTAATGTTCTTCTTTTTTAAGTTCTCGCAAACTGATTGCTAACGTTCTGGTAATAAGGTAAGTTTGGGATTAAATTAAGCCCATTCTTCGGATTCGCCAAATCATCCCAAATACAAGACCATCTTTCCATCAAGCCTATTACCCAAATCCGTTGTAGTTACTGTTAGCATGCGTTTTTATTTTAAATATATTGTGATGTCATTTTTGGAGTTTACATTAATGTTTTTGATTTTAGCTGGAATCCATTTTGTTTTTTCAATTAGAGGAAAAGCTATTTTTTTTAAATATTCCCAATGCTTTTTGTTATAACCACTTTCTTTGGTTTTGTAATCGAAGAACTCAATATGAGAATCATGTATTTTTGCATTCCCATTTCTATCAATATCTAGATAAACTTGCAGAAATGCTAGAGAATTCGGATTGTTAGAATATCTATAATTCTTTGGGTAAATTACTTTAGAATCGAATGCTTTCTGCAAACCTGAATGATTGATTTCATCATAATGTGTATCGCCTGGAAATAATGCTGGTTTGTCCCATGAACCTGCCATGCTACCGTTATAATATAATTCATCAAGATTTTTTAAGATATGGAGACTGTCAGAAATAAATAGGAGAGAATCTATAAATTTTTCCCCGAATTTCTCATCTATTTTTTCTTGCATAAGTTCACAATAGCAATGATAATTTACTTTTTCATCGACTAAGCATGGTGAAGATTCATTTCTAAATTCTATGTTATACAACTTTAAAATACTGTCCATTTCTTTTTGTGCTCGAAGAGGAAAGTGGGTAGGTGCTCCTGTGTAATTACAATAAATAATTTTATTGTTTTTTAAGTCTTTTTTTGCGTCCTCTAGTTCTTTAATACAGATAGTATCTTTTGGATTAACTGAATCTACAACGGATTTCTTCTTGTTTGAATTACAGGACATTAATGTAATCAGTAAAAAGAGAAGGTGCCATTTTTTCATTTGTTTCTGTTTTGCTAAAATGCATGCTAACGTTCTGGCGCTTGTCGAGGTTGGGGAATGAAGATGTGGGATTTTTCGGTTAAACACAAATTTTCCAAATACAAAACCATCTTTGAATTTAGCCTAAATTAGTTCGCTATGTATGACAATTGTCAGTATTATTTATTTTCAAAAATAGGATTTTTATTTCATAAACCTTCAATTGGATTTTTTATTTATTGAATACTTTTCGTACTGACATGAGTGAAAATTTTGACGGTCTTGACACTTTAAAATTAGCAAGGACGCAATTAGAAAGTAGACGTATAAAACTCAAATTACAATACTAGACATTATTCAAAATTTTTAGATCTTCTAATAAAAGGTTCGAATTCTGTACCGTCAAGGTCACTATAAAAAATGAAAGCCTGCAAAGTGTATATTTTGCAGGCTTTTTTATGGTTCGAAAATTTTTACGATTTTCTTTTAGTTTTAAAGATGTCAATATTTAAAGGAGATTTTGGTTCGAACCCCATCATGAGTCTGTAAAGCTTTATGATTTTTTTACGCTATAAGGTTATTAAGGTTTGCTTTCCAGTCTATTGCCAAAATTCGTTCTGTTACCAGTTTTTCGTTAGTCATCACAGTCATAAAAAACCTGTTTGTACTTTCGCATTGCCTTGCGTCTTATTTTCTTAATTACTCTAACAGCTTTTTTAGTGTAGTAATATAATCCAGTATCTTTGAATAGATGGGTTGTATAGCAATTTTTT is a genomic window containing:
- the ftsZ gene encoding cell division protein FtsZ: MMGNSEFGSISFDLPKNQSNVIKVIGVGGGGSNAINHMFKQGIKGVDFIVCNTDSQALQNSSVPNKIQLGVNLTEGLGAGANPDVGQQSAIESIADIEKMLDRNTKMVFITAGMGGGTGTGAAPVIAQLSKEREILTVGIVTIPFLFEGKVRQEQALLGIEKLRKQVDSLIVINNNKLREVYGNLGFKAGFSKADEVLATASRGIAEVITHHYTQNIDLRDAKTVLSNSGTAIMGSSTASGESRAKEAIISALDSPLLNDNKITGAKNVLLLIVSGSNEITLDEIGEINDHIQVEAGFNANIIMGVGEDETLGDAIAVTIIATGFDVEQQNEIVNTEPKKIIHTLEDEQRSVHNLTNKTLTSFDLNAETPSTPKAEEKVIFELIDDTPEPTAVAPIVQSPVINEDELVVMSEFIKNLDVTFEIVSPITDIDFTISAPEVAPVRAVQHKIVEKEEQTTFSFDLPIFRTEPEVKAEPVVEDTRVLFELSNETREMKVNQPVQFVPVTELSDNGIIKYSLEEYMELENDLTSSKPAAKVVEEVIPEELNITVHQRAVVQETNFSEEVSPMELTIEETLRMRADERRKKLKEFNYKFHNNVSRVEELEKEPAYKRLGIDLSNSSQNNTNSRISVGTDSNNDLQLRSNNSFLHDNVD
- the murG gene encoding undecaprenyldiphospho-muramoylpentapeptide beta-N-acetylglucosaminyltransferase, which encodes MTKYKFILSGGGTGGHIYPAIAIANELKIQYPDAEFLFVGAKDKMEMQKVPQAGYEIKGLWIAGLQRKITFQNAMFPFKLLSSLLQSRKIIKAFKPNVVIGTGGFASGPLLQMAGSAGIPTVIQEQNSFPGITNKLLSSKASAICVAYENLERFFPADKIVLTGNPVRQDLIDIDSKRDEAIVFYNLDVNKKTLLVLGGSLGARRVNQLIEKELPNMLSQNVQIIWQCGKLYFEDYKKYNQPNVKVVDFIERMDFVYATADIIISRAGASSVSELCIVGKPVIFIPSPNVAEDHQTKNAQAIVDQKGAVLLKESELESEFSIVFEALLKDEGKQKQLSENIKRLARPGATKAIVAEIIKLIK
- a CDS encoding four helix bundle protein; this encodes MTTDGMKVRTKKFSLMVINLAEKLPNFGSSEIIASQIIKSGTSVGADYRAVCRSKSDEEFASKMEIVLEKADETLFWIEIIAEKKWIGISELETIWKEGNELTAILVNSLKAVNNRISVMS
- a CDS encoding GatB/YqeY domain-containing protein translates to MSLQTTIMDEIKNAMRAKDTVALEALRAIKSEMLLAATASGTKEELTEDDEIKLLQRLVKTRKESARIFTEQNRPDLAEPELAQVAVIEKFLPAQLSEEEIEAVIAKIIAETGASGIASMGKVMGLASAQLGGTAEGKTISAIVKKLLV
- a CDS encoding FtsW/RodA/SpoVE family cell cycle protein: MKELVNKLKGDRVIWSFVALLALFSFMPVFSASSNLAYIGHGTGNTLGYLVKHLAHICIGFVIIYCVHKVPYHYFRAISKVALPVVWILLAYTLLKGTVIAGANASRWIQVPFIGITFQTSTLASMVLFIFVARYLSKTRDEDEPFQTSLMQLWMPVFITLMLILPANFSTTALIFSMVLMLTFIGKYPLKYIGLIIGSGVVMFLFFLLLAKAFPESRFFSRVGTWGSRIENFTTDKPDEDDYQIEKAKIAIASGKLGGLGPGKSVQKNFLPQSSSDFIYAIIVEEYGLIGGLTILGLYLLLMFRFVIASHKANTLFGKLVVVGLGFPMIFQAMINMAVAVELLPVTGQTLPLISSGGSSIWMTCFALGIIISVTKKDEEIEEELKEKEKREEVLQRLIDRRLEEESELEHEEAGGYSIEDNAKNPMDAVMK
- the ftsA gene encoding cell division protein FtsA, whose product is MGKDNIAVGLDIGTTKIVAMIGKKNEYGKLEILGIGKSKSLGVARGVVNNITQTIQSIQQAIHEAENNSGYKIKDVVVGIAGQHIRSIQHTDYISRSNPEEVIGEGDIQLLIDQVNKLAMLPGEEIIHVLPQEFKIDGQSEIKEPIGMYGGRLESSFHVVVGQASSIRNVGRCIQSSGIELSGLTLEPLASADAVLSQEEKEAGVALIDIGGGTTDLAIFKDGIIRHTAVIPFGGNVITDDIKEGCSIIEKQAELMKIKFGSAWPGENKDNEIVSIPGLRGREPKEISLKNLSKIIHARVVEIVDQVFTEVKAYGHEDPRKKLIAGIVLTGGGAQLKHIKQLVEYITGMDTRIGYPNEHLAGNSDEEISSPLYATAVGLVMNSIENSTQSAVRMDVVEQPKAPIYRAPVQQQQHVVEESYVETVEEVKKAVKEESTETKIRRSFFDRYVDKIKDFLDNAE